Part of the Oryzias melastigma strain HK-1 linkage group LG11, ASM292280v2, whole genome shotgun sequence genome, GCTCTGGAACCCTCTAGCGCCACCAAGAGGGTTGGAATGTCAAATTcaaaatatgtctttattttattcttttttttttgttggtcttTTTTGACACTTCTGACCCTAACAGGATAAttctttataatttaatttatttactaaGTAATTCactaaatataacattttggcCCCATATATTAGCTAATAAGATATGAGGGTAACTGATTTACTAAATCAAAATTATCtatcaaaaaatgtaagaagaaTAAGGTGGACTACACTAATGGAAAATAGCTTACTTTTATCTTGGTAAAGTACAAAAACTAGTAAAATGAAGATTACAATTTAGAAATCAAGCAATCCTCTTGTGCTGCTGTGAAGGGCTTGATTATGTAAAGGGTAAGTACTCTTGtatgaggaagaaaaaacatgacatttgctacatttaaccctttctccaaaaataactgaaattatAATATAATCAAATTAAAGTAATAAGAAACCAGCTAAGATGCAATGCTAGTTTGAGTCACATCCTGATGTTAAtgattaatatatatttttccttaattttccATGTAATAACAGTAATCCTCAGATTAATTTAGAAAACCCCATCCAAGTAAATCCACAACTCGCTGCCATGGTGTAACATTAtactgtgtttatttatttcaaccaAAAGCTCCACAGGTCATTTTTCACAGTCCTGCTTGTACAACCCCATCAACCGGGGCTTTAACAGTGACAGGAAAACACAAACCGTATAATAACACTTAAATATTGCTATCTATAAACCttttcaaattaagaaaaaataataataaaccacCTGCGTCCCTGAAGGAACGTAACACTCAATCAGACTTTTTCAGGTAGTCTGGGTTTCTGTCCGCggtacatttgtgtttttttttctttttttcacagacaGGCAGAAACAAGAGACAAGTGGGGACCAAAAAAAGCACCAGCAAGTGACGTAAGCAGCAGAATCCATAAAGCTAGTCTGAGATGAAAAAAAGGTTCCCAAGCTGATCCTTTGTCAATCGAAAGGAAAACCTGGCGAGGAACCTTGATGAACAGAAGCACAGAGGTGATACAAAGCTAAGAAACGAGTCAGGCTATGGCTGAAAAGAGCTCATCGGTGTCGGAGTTTTGAAGGGTTTGGCTCTAAATGAGGCTGTAATAATGATCaacagtatatttttaaaaaataaattaaaaaaacacagtaaatcaTGCTTTCTGTCAGCACTCACAGCtttgatttaaacaaagaaaaaatcagagttaaaaaaaagggacttgacaacacttaaaatattttagagcCAAACTCTTCCTCAGTTACATCCCACAGAAAAGGCCGTCTGGTAGCGGATTGGTTTGGTTGTACcacagacttttttttgctactCAAGTAAACTCAGTGACAGCAACAcacaatgaaaaacaacaacagataaattaagaTACATTCAGGTAAAGTGCAAAAGTgctcagtcaaaaaaaaaaaaaatgaaaaaagttgggCACACAAGTATGtcctttcacacacacatatatttaCGCACACACACTACTGAAATGGGTCAGACAGTCAACGCGTCAAAGCCAGAACCACCACAAAACAGGCGGgtgtgtgtctttgtgctgGTCAGCGAGGGTCGATAAGGCAGGTGGGTGGCCGGCTGGCAAACACAAACCTGGTCAACCACTCCACAGAAACAAATATGAGGAGGGTTCTGACAGCAACTGGACACTCGTGAGAGTTTTCACTCAAAAACTGTTCCTATCTTTGGTTCCAATATCTAAAGATATCCACTTTGTTctgataaaatgtcaaaaaaacttCCTCCCATCCAAAATGTTCTAATGTAATTTATCCAATAAAGGAAAGATAAATTATAAATTCTGATTCTCATCTTTGAATGGAGTTAAAGCTAACTTTAAAGGAAATCTGTAATCTGTAAGCATTtctgatttacttttttaagtaaaaatttttaaacttttaatcgCCTATTTCCACTTTTGTCTACACAAAACCGccttaaaaaattcaaaagagaagttccttaaaaaaaaaaaagaggaaactttcactttttcaaGAACATCTTGATTCTTCTACATTACAGCCTCCATATTTCAtagattctgctgtttttgagtcacttttatttaaaatattcatactTTCACTCTTCTTGGCTAGATATTTTTGGAGTAAAcataaaaaggctttttttcagctgtttctcAGTTCTCAGCATTGCCGTCAGAACTCtctcatttattcatttctgcTGTGTGGACgcccctcttcctcttcctccacgcAAACGAAGCTACATTCAAGTGCAGCTCCGTCTTTTTAAGTAAACTTTCATCAGTGTCACAGAAACTCTCTGCTCTTTCATCCCAAACAATGGCTGATGCAGACTTGTGACTTAAACAATACAATTTCTCGGTTGTTCAaatataaatacagaaaaaagggaggaaaaaaagttaaaaactctCAGTCATACactgtaaaacacaaaagattttttttttatcatcagcaaacattcatttttcaacaCTGCTTCTCTCTGCTGTGCTTGGTGACATTTCACCTCATTTTGTCAGTTCAGCTTTGCAACAACTTTTAAGTTagttttgtaaatttttttccttttctgttttttttttcttttttgcttaaGTAGTCGAGGCATTTTGCACCAAGAAGTAAACATAGGTCCTTATCTTACAAATCTCAGAGGTAGAGCCCTGACCATTTACTCAGAGAGGAGACTGGCAGGTAAGACAGACGGACATACAGACAGACAGGAGTAAACAAACGCCGTCTGGAGTGAAGACAGAGTCTGCAGGTTGCAAAAGTAGCAGATGAGATGAACATGTTGAAGACAGAAATGGACCGGCTGTGAACGTTTTGAGCAAACCCCAGTGACTCCTCAGACGTAGAGGACGACATTGCTGTCTGTGGGACAGTGAAGGCCGTCTGTGGGGGGCGCTCTGCAGGATGTGGGCTGCGCCGGCTGGCCCGCAGCTGGGTGGCGACTATTGGGGTGAGGCGAGTCGCAGTCATCGGATGTCAGCTCTGCGATGTCGTCAGACTGGGTGTCCGACATTTCCAGGTCGCTCCGGATGCTCTCCGGCTGGGCTAGAGTGACGTCCCTAAGCCCCTCCCTAATTGATGCGCCCGGGGAGAGACCCAAAACTGAGCCGgacaaagccccgccccttctgGAGCTGCAATCCTGGGGTTCTTCCCCTCCTGAGCCTGTCGCCGTGGCAGCACAGCCTGGATGTGGTGCTAGGTCCTCTTCGCTGGTCAGGCAAAGGTGGCTGGGTTTGGTCTCGATGTCCACCTGGATCTCCAGGTTTGTGCCGTCCCTGAGAACACGGAGTGGGAGCAGAGTCAGCAGGAGAAACAGTACAGCAGTGAAGAACAGCATTATCAGCATATGAAAAATGTAAGCCAGGctgttaagataaaaaaaaaatatcagaagtTTAAGGAAATCTGAGTTTAGCTTTTAGATCAGCTAAAGTCAGTCCAagtttaaaaacccactccaataaaaaatgtgtttttattaaagtggattttttcTGACAACAGaagaaatgtataaagaaaatgcatgtttcagtttcagtttcagtatcagtttattttgaacactattaaaacaataaaacagtcaaacaagaaacaaaagagtAACCAAAAGAACAGTACACACTTGATATAGtgttcaaaaagtaaaactgtatttcttagtattttttcaaattgttgtgaatcaggagaagatgaaaaaaattagtttgaaaatgagcttttttgTGATGTCGTAAATCCTCTGGACGGTTCACAAGCTCCCTCtagtagatgactagatccatgtatgttttCATTACCCGTAACGTTAGGTTGGGCTGTAAggtagcaggagagagtgtgaacagagagctctaAGAAATGGGAGGAGGAatagggggcggggttgttccgtgccaacagtcccgcccacaactcagaggggaatttcttctaataaactcctgccgctctgcagaaactatgtccttgaaaacgacttaggtttattgattttggctaaaaacgccataatcattattaatagaccactgggatcactttataatagatcaaagataattttagtgtgttttttaagaatatCAACGTATAATTTCcccaaatgtttgacaaattgatagttattttttaattgctcTCATGTTTATTCCTTTAAAGTGGTCTTAAGAAATCAAACCTCCATGAAGAACTTTTACAAATTTTCCATAGACATCAGCTGCTTTTATCAGTTGTTTTCAGACTTGTTTCTTACCTGTGACGCTTTGAGCTTTAGGTTGATCTCTTcaaatttgtttgtgtttttatgcataaaaaattttgacagacaacaaaaaaagaaaagaaaggaagagaGCTCCTCACCTGTCAGGTAGGGTGTAGGAGGAGATGATGGATCCTGCCATCCCCCTGGTGCTGGCGGAGTCACTTCCTGCTCCCAGACTGCCCGTCTCCCTTTGGGAGGATTCTTTAGCCAGCTCTCCTGTTTGAACTTCCAGCCTGCAGTGACATCAAACCCTCATCAATAACCTTTACTCATCACAACATTTCATTTCAGTTAACAATTTCCAAAGTTGTTCAAACCTGCGTCCTCACCTGCTGTATTTGCCAGTGCGAGCTCCCAAGGCGCCACCAGCCAATGTGTTGAAGTGAGGGGTGTCTCCCAGAGTCCCCGGGGCCACAGAGAGCCCCTCGCTGGGGGTGGTGGTGCTCAGACCGCTGACAGCTCCCTCTAGGCTGCTCTCCCCGAGGCTCGGAGACTTGAGCGCTCGCCATGCGTCCGCCACTGCAGAGAGACTTAGTCAGCTGCGTTCCGCTCTGCTTCTCTTCTCCAAGGGTTTCTGGTTCACTGCGCTCACCTGTGATTGGACCGTCGTCCTCATCGAAGTCGATCCGGACACCCCGGCCTTTCCCCCTGCTCACGCCGCAGCCTCCTCCTCTGCACAGCGAGATGGGCACCACTCCGTACACATAGGCCAGCATGATGGGAACGCCGATGcctggaagacaaaaaaaaccctcaaatatttaactttacGGTACGTTTAAACCTCCTAAGAGCTTCAGATCGagaaacagaagagaaaaaaaagaatcagttttTACCAACGCTTACGGCTGCGATGACAGGGGCAGTAACAATCGACAGGGCCACGCCCCCAGTGATGGCTAAATTCCTCTTGTGGCGAGAAGATTTCTTCAGCTCGTAGTGCGCATGGATCTGCAGCAGAGGGAAGGAAAAAGCCTCATATGAGAACTTCAGAACTTCCGTGTGTGGCAGCAAGCTAAGGCACCACCCACTACAGGAATGTTTTTGACGTTTTCAAACTATAATTTTTATCAGAAATGTGAACTAAAAGACATGCAGTTCCTCTGATATCCACATGGTGGTGcacaagtaaaataaatcaacagaagtatattttgttttacttttttttttgtttttccagctttaTCCAGTGAAGAAAACATGTAGAAACATACAATGTTAtgcataaagagaaaaaaaaaatttattttgaatttgtatTCGGTTATAGAGATAAGATCAAAGTAATCCATCATAAAAAGGAAGATAACTAACTATTTAATAACCCTTCTAGAAACCAAAACGGATGAAGTCATCTTTTGCTCTTCCTCTCAAGACATTTTCCGTTTTGCAAAACATTTCTGTctcagttctttttttctgttttggaacACTTTCAGAGCGTCACAGAAGGTTTTTCCACAAACTTCACAATCACTGATCAGAAATTTCAGCCAGACTAGAAAACCTGAAACTCATTTCAAGAGTGAGGAAAtctcaaagtgaaaaaaatgttgtcacaCCGAAACTATGACTTCAAGACCATCGGCAGATGAGGCTTATGAAACTGTGGTTTTCTGTCTTTggtttctgcagctctgcagacgAAGCAGCCAGACGCCGCtcacagaaaatgaagattaaaggGTGTTGCACAAAAGCGACAGCTCCGAAGACGAAAAAGATGAAAGGGAACGTCCTTTAGTGTAAGTGTGAGGTTCTCACGATTGCATTCATATTGTACAACTACGAATAGGAAATAAagtagacaaacaattgttatCTCCTTTTAAAAAGTCCCCGAATGTTGCAGTAGAGATGAAGACTTCTGCTCTGCCTTCATCACAGAGGTGGATCTTGCTGTAATGCCAGAATATGGTTGAACTTAAACAGAAGATTAATGAGATGAAGCTGAAACGCAGAACTGTAGAAGGTGAAGGAGCTTCAAACCAGTTTACACCTGCTGGCTGAAGCTTAACATACACATACCGTTATCTTGGAAGAAATTAATAGAATGATGGCTATTTTTCAGAGATTAACTTGTGTTTCTTTAGCTTTCCTTAATTCTCAAGAAACAAGATTTTAGACTGCACTGCTCCTCATAATCTTGTTTATAATCTCTGTGGATTGGTAGCCTAATCCACAGGAAGAAAAACGCTTCACATCTGCAGAAAAAGCCAAGAAAACGtacaaaaaacattgaaattgtgGCAGGCTCACCTTGCGGCCGACGTAAACCGGTATCCCGATGACCATGGCGGGAACGGCGATGCCAGCGATGAGAGTGATGCCGACCGGAGCTCCGATCAGAGTCCCCAGCTGCCACAAGATCTTCTTCTTCCTGCTCCACGGTTTCTTCCCCCAGAACGTGCAGCCTGAAGGGCTGATGGGCGGGACAAAGCAGGTGAGCGAAAACTCCAAATAGAAAAGACTGGCGATGTGTTGTGGGAAGACTACCTCAGGTAGTGCAGGTCAGAGATCTCTTTCATGCAGAGCCAGCAGAACTCGCAGCCGCAGACGGCGCAGGTCATGTGATTACAGCTGCCGTCGTTCATTTTGATGATGTAGGCGCCACAGCGAGGGCAGGGCTTGATGTCATCAGCTGGAGAAAAACAACACGAGTGATGCTCCTAAACTCGTCAATCGTttcactctgcagaaagtatTCTTTAAATACACATACGGTgatcattgtgtttttaacatattttgttgcatttttctcatgatggagcacatatattaaaaatattaagattaaaattgcctttctgagtatttatttaatcaaatagttgtgaatcaggaaaaaaaattaagtgtaaCATAGAagttcattctgatgcatccagttgTAGACAAATATATTCATTCACATCTTTGTTTCAGTCATCTGAGTcagctcaccatttttgttgcaccactaatgttaggttggggttgtgagggtctgtaagcagcatgtaaacagactgatgatgggaagtgggggcggtgtaactccacaccaacagttcaACCCTCAACTCAAAgagaaatttctaatgagctgaaactgtcctagaaaaagacaatgttttttaattttgtctaaaaacatcataacataattaaaagaccactgggaacgcttttaaaatagataaataaaatgatcggAGCAGGACTGTAgagtaaaaagtaattttaaaactcTATAAACACCTTTACTGTTagaaattatgtaaataaaatttaaaaattcatcATTTGCAACAATAATTATATGAAAACGCTGTGATTTTAGTGTGGGAATTCCCCTATTAATGGGTTTTGGCCTGTTGGTGAagatgtataaataaataaacacaaaataaaaaggttaaaactgATGGATacaataaattgtatttaaagtACTAAATTCGGAGTGAAAGTAAATGTTCTCTAAAATTTTAAAGcataaagtttattaataaaaatgtccatgAGTAAGGACaactaaataaatgtaactttttattatcTAATAATGTTTTCTTAATGATATCATACAAGTGtgcatgaaaataaacaaattttaatttacttttatctgtttttttaatagaaattttGGTTACATGtcattttccttaaaaagacaaaacctaTAAAACTGTAGCTCTTATATTTCTTTCATTATCAGAACCGGATAAACTTCTCTGGACCTTCCTGGTTCTGGCTGACATAGAAACCGGAGTTCAGAGCTTGTTAAATTAATGGATTGGACCTCGGCAGTTCTTTTGGAGTAAACTCGCAGCTGCGTTTCAGCTGAGAACACTCACTGCTCTTCAAAGGACATTTTGAGCTTTTCCTACAAAGACACTCGCGGCTGATGTGTGTGGGAGAAGCTGCCATTGATTGTGTTTCGCCCtcactttctgtttgttttccagtcCTCCTCTCCTTATCTCTACATCTCCCTCCCACAGCTTTCTCTCTCCTGACTGACTAAGAGGCCGACGGAGAGGGCGGGGCCTGAGCTTCACATGACTCAGGCTGAGCCTTCTGGACCGCTGTCAGCTGGAAGTGAAGGAGATGGACAGCTGAAGGGATTTAAGGGATGGGTTTTTAATCAAGATTGCATTAAAGACGGTCGTGTTTGCAAACAAAAGCcagatttttaaatgtggaaGAACTAACACTGAAATATCAGTTTCCATCTATACAGTTAATGCTAGAAATGGAGCTCAACTCCTCACAAATCCCTGCAGAATGACTTCagtctgaacattttgtttgctgCGTCAGATGTGGTGCAACAGCTGATGTTAAACCTTGACCTGCATGTATTTGATTCTGAAAGAGAGTAGATGTTATCGACAATTGTCACCTGAATGGAGGAAATCACACTCGAGTTGGCAGGTTATGtagcagcttttcttttcatatttcaatattttgattttttatggcTCATGAGgaatttctttgtgttttctactGCTACTTCCTTTTatgttccactccgatcatcttttgaactattgtaaaagcgttctaATGGTCCTTGAattatgatgatgtcattttaagacacaatttaaaaaactacgacaatcatggatctattcgtctacaagtggatgcatcagaatggagcggagcagggttttttccaacagcattttttcatctgctcctgattcaccacaatttgaataaaaaatactcagaaatgcaattttaatcttatttttccttatttatgtcctccatcatcagcaaAATCCTGCAAGAACatattaaagacacaaaaaactaaattttcgtCTAAGTAGGTTTTTAAAGCAAATCCAGCAACTGTCATAACATCACCACATTCATCAATCTGCTTTCTGCTCTTCCTCCCTACAGCTCCAACACCCATCTCCCTTTATCAATGTGATCACTGTCCCGTCTCCAAAAACGTCCAAACCTCTGATGTACTTCTTCCTGATCCTATTCATTCTCCTTACCccaaaaatagaaatgtaatgTCAGTTTCAGATCagcaaaactttacatttcaatGAGAGCTTGTTCCGTCATTTGTTATCAGTTGTTCCCGTTCGGTTATAGTAAAAAACCCTAaaagttttgcatattttcctTTGCGGTGTTCCTCAGTTTCCAAAACTTCCTTATAGATGTTTTACCCTCATGTCcgaatgtatttttaaaaaaatccccatgACAGCCAGTTCTTTACGTCCTCTGTGGTGTGGACACAACAAAAGGGGAACCAGTTCCATTagtcataaaaatgtacaaaaaaggtTTCTGCGGTATTTCTCACTTTGCTGTTTCAACAAAGTGTTTCAAAGTTCCTGAATGGTGGTTTTTACCAGCATTCATGCTAAACTGATGCtgataaatttttatttataccgACCAGTTCTGTGTTAGTTTATTTCAGCGTTTGCTTAATGTGATGCTGAGAGACTGTTGATAACCCTCACCAGGTCCTTGCTCCTGCGTGAAGCTGGGCGAGTGGTTGCTGTGGGTGTGCAGGGACTGCGCCCTCTGCTGGCGGGCCGAATCGCAGGTCTGGTTGGGGTGCCATGCCTGTTTGCAGTGGTAGCAAAACTCGGCGCCGCAGCCCTCTCTGCGACAAACCAGCCTGGGACAGCTGGCACAGCCCGAGGCGATGACGGCGAACCTGAGAGGAAAACACCAGAGGAAACACAGCGTCAAAGACTTTTTCCAAGCAGCGAGGCACCGACGAGTGTCACAGCACATTTAATCAGATCGTACCCAAGTTTACTAACCCAAACCCCAAAACCAGATCTGAACAACAATGCCACCCACATCAGCAGATCGCTGGCTTGATTCCACTGAGCCTGCAACTGTGAGGAGACTGCAAAGAAAGCGCTTTGTTTGCAGATCTTTGAGGTGATACAAACCTGaacacaaaaccaaagaacatcAGCtgcacaaaactaaaaaaatgatattcaTTTGTCTGCACCTATGatgcctaaaaatgtaaatctataACAACATCTAGCAAAGACTACATTTCCTGAAAGCCACAGGATGCTTTCACTTGTATTTTACCAGAAACAGagatacattttgtcaaaaactaaaaaagtgaaGTCAGTTTGTCAACATATGAAGCCATTGTGCAGCCTGACTGTGTGGAAACAATCAGTATTGTGATAAATTACAAAGAAACCAAAAGGGAAGAAGACGATGCAAATTTAACAatggagaaaagaagaaaaaatccagagtaaactttaaaattgtgaattattttgttattcacTCCTCCTTGGAACTTAAGCAACATCAAAAGTGTCATGTACAGAggtaaaatacatcaaatgtattttttaaagtcccactccaatcatcattTAATATATTtcgccaaaatttaaaaaaacactgatttgttttctaggacatagtttctccagagcgacaggaattcattagaaatcctccaagttgtgggtgggactgctgGCAtagagtaagccttccctcacttcccatcatccctaatattatcagtgcaacaaaaaaaaaatagtgagtaATGTTGGAGAAATCTAG contains:
- the rnf19b gene encoding E3 ubiquitin-protein ligase RNF19B — protein: MGSEKDLESPHSSVSGIPNPKCHAAGKRQRRISFHSLFHSKRSSRSARAPKGAAATSLTQHHFTQQQVLSSTLSSAPVTSATPSATAATTRQDAAFSTPSKPLSSSQPSLGGAAAAAFGESNLLECPLCLVRQPAEQLPELLGCSHRSCLCCLRQYLRIEITESRVQLSCPECAERLAPRQVADILDDAALLEKYEEFLLRRCLASDPDCRWCPAPDCGFAVIASGCASCPRLVCRREGCGAEFCYHCKQAWHPNQTCDSARQQRAQSLHTHSNHSPSFTQEQGPADDIKPCPRCGAYIIKMNDGSCNHMTCAVCGCEFCWLCMKEISDLHYLSPSGCTFWGKKPWSRKKKILWQLGTLIGAPVGITLIAGIAVPAMVIGIPVYVGRKIHAHYELKKSSRHKRNLAITGGVALSIVTAPVIAAVSVGIGVPIMLAYVYGVVPISLCRGGGCGVSRGKGRGVRIDFDEDDGPITVADAWRALKSPSLGESSLEGAVSGLSTTTPSEGLSVAPGTLGDTPHFNTLAGGALGARTGKYSRLEVQTGELAKESSQRETGSLGAGSDSASTRGMAGSIISSYTLPDRDGTNLEIQVDIETKPSHLCLTSEEDLAPHPGCAATATGSGGEEPQDCSSRRGGALSGSVLGLSPGASIREGLRDVTLAQPESIRSDLEMSDTQSDDIAELTSDDCDSPHPNSRHPAAGQPAQPTSCRAPPTDGLHCPTDSNVVLYV